In Desulfovibrio aminophilus, the following proteins share a genomic window:
- a CDS encoding methyl-accepting chemotaxis protein, whose protein sequence is MSTFVLSQNIQKVREVAGAIHSESLPFARGAAEMRLATAYVQQAFTNVSATHSSKAYAEAEAQAKIFRDNLAKFKGAFERAQDKARLEDLDLMSKSFETMYIMGRRMADAYVNLGVEAGNSMMEDFEARVDKLIERLKPLGESRFEDVDGQVGRVAADLERSLFIQLILLGVSLVLALGVALFIARSLKRQLGAEPDDVAVLAGRIAAGDLEVGGARSGAATGVLAAILDMAAKLKATFAEVQARQAEAEEKTRQAEQARSEAERAREEALSAKSDGLREAAGRLEDIVASLSLASEHLSTRVVQVTRGAEVQRERSAETATAMEEMSATVLEVAGNASKVAEEADGARVQAQAGAATVERVKESITEVQSRSETMKQGLAELGAHAEGIGRIMTTISDIADQTNLLALNAAIEAARAGDAGRGFAVVADEVRKLAEKTMTATKEVGEAVERIQTATRRNISDMDGAMDAVTRSTSLAGEAGAALSLIVGKVELTTDMVRSIAAASEEQSAAGEEINRAVEEVSRISAETAEGMGESSQAVGELAGLASRLRGLIDQLRQG, encoded by the coding sequence GTGAGCACGTTCGTCCTGTCCCAGAACATCCAGAAAGTCCGCGAGGTGGCGGGCGCCATCCACAGCGAAAGCCTGCCCTTCGCCCGGGGAGCCGCCGAGATGCGGCTGGCCACGGCCTACGTGCAGCAGGCGTTCACCAACGTCTCGGCCACCCATTCCTCCAAGGCCTACGCCGAGGCCGAGGCCCAGGCCAAGATCTTCCGGGACAACCTCGCCAAGTTCAAGGGAGCCTTCGAGCGCGCCCAGGACAAGGCCCGCCTGGAAGACCTCGACCTCATGAGCAAGTCTTTTGAAACCATGTACATCATGGGCCGCCGCATGGCCGACGCCTATGTCAACCTGGGCGTGGAGGCGGGCAACTCCATGATGGAGGACTTCGAGGCCCGGGTGGATAAGCTCATCGAACGGCTGAAACCCCTGGGTGAGTCGCGCTTCGAGGACGTGGACGGCCAGGTGGGCCGGGTGGCCGCCGATCTGGAGCGGTCCCTCTTCATCCAGTTGATCCTGCTGGGAGTGTCCCTTGTCCTGGCCTTGGGCGTCGCCCTGTTCATCGCCCGGTCCCTGAAGCGCCAACTCGGGGCGGAGCCGGACGACGTGGCGGTCCTGGCCGGGCGCATCGCCGCCGGCGACCTGGAGGTGGGCGGCGCCCGTTCGGGCGCGGCCACGGGCGTGCTCGCGGCCATCCTGGACATGGCCGCCAAGCTGAAGGCCACCTTCGCCGAGGTCCAGGCCCGGCAGGCAGAGGCCGAGGAGAAGACGCGGCAGGCCGAGCAGGCCCGGAGCGAGGCGGAGCGCGCCCGCGAGGAGGCCCTCTCGGCCAAGTCCGACGGCCTGCGCGAGGCCGCCGGTCGCCTGGAGGACATCGTGGCCAGCCTGTCCCTGGCCAGCGAACATCTCTCCACGCGTGTCGTCCAGGTCACGCGCGGCGCGGAGGTGCAGCGGGAGCGCAGCGCCGAGACGGCCACGGCCATGGAGGAGATGAGCGCCACGGTCCTCGAGGTCGCGGGCAACGCCTCCAAGGTCGCGGAGGAGGCCGACGGCGCGCGGGTCCAGGCCCAGGCCGGAGCCGCCACCGTGGAACGGGTCAAGGAGTCCATCACCGAGGTCCAGAGCCGCTCGGAGACCATGAAGCAGGGCCTGGCCGAACTGGGCGCCCACGCCGAGGGCATCGGCCGGATCATGACGACCATCTCCGACATCGCGGACCAGACCAACCTCTTGGCGCTGAACGCGGCCATCGAGGCCGCCCGGGCGGGCGACGCCGGACGCGGCTTCGCCGTGGTGGCCGACGAGGTGCGCAAGCTGGCCGAGAAGACCATGACCGCCACCAAGGAGGTCGGCGAGGCCGTGGAGCGCATCCAGACCGCCACCCGGCGCAACATCAGCGACATGGACGGGGCCATGGACGCCGTGACCCGGAGCACGTCCCTGGCCGGAGAGGCCGGCGCGGCCCTGAGCCTGATCGTGGGCAAGGTCGAGCTGACCACGGACATGGTCCGTTCCATCGCTGCGGCCAGCGAGGAGCAGTCGGCGGCGGGCGAGGAGATCAACCGGGCCGTGGAGGAAGTCAGCCGCATTTCGGCTGAGACCGCCGAAGGCATGGGCGAGTCGTCCCAGGCCGTGGGCGAGTTGGCCGGTCTGGCCTCGCGGTTGCGCGGGCTCATTGACCAGTTGCGCCAGGGGTAG